CACCTTAGCGCCGTCCAGCTTCTCGAACTTGCCCTCTTCCGGGCTCACGGCCAGGACATCAGAAAACTCAACTGCGCCGTCGACGGCCAGCTTTTCGATCTTCACGGTCTCGCCGGGAGCAACGCGGTACTGCTTACCGCCGGTGCGAATCACTGCGTACATGGTCAAACCCTCCACAGACAGTCGCACCCTATGGCACTCTGCCCGGAAATCTCATTGGTATTGCAAGGGGCGAAACAGGCCTGCTTCCAAGCCGCCTTCTATCCTTCACCAAGTCCACTCTTCAGGACTCCAGCCCCAGGACAAACGGCCGCATCGCCAAACTTAGAAAGTTTACCCCACTTTGGGGCCGGGTGCAAATGGGGATTAGGCCTCAAATCAGGTTGCACCATGCATTGTGCAACCCCAAATCCCGCGAGTACTCTAGCGAGTCACCTTTACGGGAAGCTCCAACACATGC
This genomic window from Terriglobus albidus contains:
- the rplU gene encoding 50S ribosomal protein L21; the protein is MYAVIRTGGKQYRVAPGETVKIEKLAVDGAVEFSDVLAVSPEEGKFEKLDGAKVLAEVVSEGRGDKILVFHYKRKKQYKKLQGHRQSFVEVKINEIQVNGKSFKA